A segment of the Triticum urartu cultivar G1812 chromosome 1, Tu2.1, whole genome shotgun sequence genome:
TAACAATCCTTGCAAGCAAAACATATAATACGTGACAATGACAAGCTGCAAATCTCAAAAGTACCTGTCTATCATCAAGGTGGTATAGAAATGATCCTCCATATGTCTTCATGTCCAAAGGCCACCCTACAGTATGAACCACGGAACCTGGCTTATGCTTTCCTTCTTCTATCTCCCAGACCTAAATGAAAGCATCCAATTTGGACAAAAGAAGCGTTAATAAACCATCTTCAAGTAGTAGTTAGAAAAAAAGACATGGAAGATTTTAAGAGAAGATAGTAAATTACAATCCAGTAACAGTATAAAGGGCAATCAATAAGATTTCTATAACATTGATAATTCTTTTGGAAAAAATATATTAGAAAATGGTGCGTGTATGAATGATCCAAATGCTAACAAATTGAGCCCTAATGTATGAATAGTGCCTATTTAGAGACATCCGACAATTTATACTAGTCATATTATTTGTATAATAAGGCGCATTGCGATAAATCACGAGTGCACATGCAGCCACGCGAGGTTGGTATCCTGCCCGTCCATTCCCATGTGATTCGTGCAGTTCGAATACATCAAGCGTGTATAATTAATTCCATGCACCGTATACAACTTGTATGGCTTGCGTATTACCTCTGACATCGGCAGCAGATGGCCCACAATACAGCCTCACGCATGATTTTAATTATTCCTGAGTTCCTTGATTGTCTGCCATGCATTTACAACTTGGCAGCTCGCAGCTATTTAAAGGAGCGTTGGCAGTATGTGGGAAATTTATGGCAGTTGGCGTGTGCCCGGCACGCCTTATTTATCTGCTTGCTGATGTTTTGTGTGTGCAAGTCTTTGCAGGAGATTAGCATGGTTAGATATTGCCAGGAACCTTGATTAATTTGTAATGCTGAAGTTGATATTGAACACACCCGCTTTATTTATTGCTTGACGAATCATAACACAAAGCTGTTTGCACGGTAGGTGAACCAGGTAGCACATACTAGTAAATTGAGGAGCTTGATGGAAAACTAATTACTACCTAGTACATGGAGGACAACGGTAAAATGAAACATTAACTGGGTACTGATTGGCCGTTCGACGATCTAAAAATGGGTCACAGCTAAATGAACAAGGCGACGAGGATGGTTGCCCAGGGTTGAATTCAGTGGTTGTGGAGCTTATCGAGGATCAGTGCAAAGAAGAAAACAAAGAGAAGTCCCATTGTCGCCTTCTTTATTTCCTCCATTTTCTTCCCAAACAAATTTGTCGTCTAAATACTGAAACCCTTTACTATGAAATACTCATCTTCCAAACATGTCTGAAGGAGAAAAATATTTGTGTGATTTAGTTGGATCGCCATGCAAAGGCGAAAACAAAGAGAAGTTGCTTTATTTCAGGGAACCTTGATTTTGTTGTAAAGGTGTTAGCACAAGTTCAGAACCAACTTCTGCTAGCATAACAGGAGAGATGCAATTTTCATCTGGCCTAAAAAAGGCAGTTTTGGCAAACATTCTATTGCAATACAGGGTTGTCTGTGAACATGCATATTGGGTGAGTAATTTTGGGTAAGCAAGAACCTTTTTCTTAGGCAAGCAAGCAAGAACCTAGTAGCAAAAACTGGAGCAACAACCTTCATCAGACGAACTGAATCCCATGAACTAGGTTGACCAAGGATCCATAGTGCAGGTTGGGTGAGTAATTTTTACTTACTAGGAGCAGACCTCATTTACTACCACCCAACCCAGGTCACGAATGTTAATTACACTGACGGGTAGCCTGCAGCCCTGCACCATGACCATAAATATACCAGTCTATCTCCACCAAATTCAATAATAGTTGGCTAACGTCTACTGTATTAATGTTGCGTATTCACTCACTTATCCCTAAGTATTTCTACAGTCCAGTCAAGCACTATATTAAGTGTGAATCGCATGACAGCAATCGTCGGTCAGGATAACATCCTCGCGTGGCACCATATCCCAAAAATCCGCGTCGGGCACATTGTGTGTATAATGTGGTGCTAATGTGCAAAAACAATATGGTTCATGTAAACAATCCTGCTTCTTTAAGTTTCAGAATTGAGAACAAGGCAATCATACATGGCATTATCGAATTTCATAATTCAAATGGTATCAGTGAATGTAGATATACCTCTTTGATTCCAAGAGCATACGTTTGATGTTGGCCTTGCCCACTTTCTCTGAGCTTGTGATTCGTTATTATTTTCTGGAAAGCACAAGACAAAGAAGGATAACATGATAGGCTGCAGCATCAATTGCATAACAGAATAGATAACATTCCTGGACTAAATCTATCACACTAGAATTACATATACTGACCTCTGATAATGAACCCCGGCAACCCTCAGCTAGAAGTATTATTCGCCCTGCAATCTAAGTAGCTGACCATGAGAATGTATACGTACATGGAACAACAAGAGTGGAAAATAAAGTATATCAATCTTCGAGAAAAGAACAAATCAAAGAAATAAGCATTGTCTACCTCTAAAACAATTCATAAGGAAAATATACAACATATTATTAACATATATTGTTATGTGAACCACCAGGTGAAGGATGTTACTCGCCTCTTAGTTCCACACCCGGTTGAAAAGTTTCCCGTTTACTACCATCTTTAGCAATACCAACATCATTGGTTGCAACGCCTGCGACTATTTGATTTTCATCATAAAGGATCTGTCAGAGCAGAATTGAGGCAAATATTAATCCTTCCACGAAAGTGTTCCTCAACCGGAAGAGGGAAGAGGGTTAAAAAGGATGGTACCTCACTCGCAGCAAACCCTGGATACACTTCAACACCTAATTCTTCAGCCTTTACGGACATCCATCGCACCAATTGGCTCAAGCTGGACAAAAACAAGTATGTTGGCATACGCGGATTCCCTGGAATAAGAGGAATATAGAACTGTACAAAGCATCAAGTCGATCGATAAGAAAAGAAAAATATCAGCACCTTATTACATAGTTCCCTTTGTTATCAAAAGGAGATGGAAGTGTCCATGCCTTGTTCTTTGTTAACATCCAGAACTTGTCAGATGAGACAGGGACTCTGATTGGGGCCTGTTGAACATTATCATAGTCACATAAAAATGAGTATCCAAGTTACTTGGTACATCCCACTCTTAGTTTTCCATAGATCACTGGGAACAATAAAAACGATTCTAGGAACACAAAACTTGCATTTGTTCTATTTAAAGTGATTTTAGGAACACAGAACTTGCATTTGTTCTATTTAAAGGTATCACAGCACCCTCCCACACAATAATATCTTTAATTCCGTATGCTCGGCTGAATCTAAGGCATGTGTTCAGTAAATCAACAACAAACAAGCACTATTGCACTAGAAAACCAGAGTGAGCCACAAAAAAACATAACATATCGAATGCAGAATACAGAAGGGCATACATCCTCTTGCCTCCACTTcgggatgagctcatccaacgcACGGGGCTCGAACACATTCCCTGACAGTATATGAGCACCTGCAGGGCGAACAAAAACAAAGGCCCAAATTACATGAGGGTGATCAATGCCGTTGCAAGTGTAGTACAGTACAGCAGCGAGAATAGGATTTGTGTGCGAGGCGGCGCACCGACTTCGGCTCCCTTCTCGAGGACGCAGACGGAGAGGTCGGTGTCGGCCGCGCGGcagagctgcttcagccggatggcggcggcgaggcCCGCCGGGCCGGCGCCCACGATCACGACGTCGTAGCTCATCGCCTCCCGTTCGACCGAGAACCACCTGGCCGTGGCCGCGCCCCAGCTCGGCGCGCGGTGGCGGCGAGCCGGGGCCGTGGCGATCCCCGcggccgccgccgcagccgcgcGGAGGATTCGATGCATTGGGCACACGGGAAGCTTCCGGATCGGTGGGAGCTTGCTTGGAGGTGGAGGCGTCTCGCTTCGGAATTTTGGAGCCTGGCTGCGCGAAGTagagacagagagagaggaggtggaggtggaggaagGGAAGTCCGGGATGATACGGAAGTGTGGAGTGGCAGTTGGCTGAGGCTCCGGCACTTgggtattttttttctttcaggaAATCGGGCTCCGGCATACTTGGCTGTGGATCAGATCGTTGAGGTGGACGAAGACGAAAATCATCTTTTTTTTTTAAGAAATTCATCCAAAACAAAGATCATAGGTACTCCACACTGGTTCATGAAACGCCACAGCCAAATATGTCGTTTGGCTGTCAAACATACCCAAAAGTTCGGCGATCAAAAGGAAGGAATCatagacatggaacacatcaaaCGGTATGCTTCTCTGCCGTGCGACTGGCCGGGGTCGGCGTGGGCGTGGGCGCGGCTTCAGTGCTCGCGCTCGGCGTCGGCGTGGCTTCAGTGCTCGGGTTGGTCATCGATGTCGGCGCAACTTCATTGCTCGGGCTGGGCGCCGGTGTTGGCGTCGTCGTGGGCGTAGGGGCGGTGGTCGCCGCCGGTCCGAGCATCTGGTTCAAGATGAGGCCGCGCTCCGCCAGGTACCACGCCTTCACATGCTAGTCCATCGTCGACATGTCTGCCGCCATCAAGAACGCCAGgtcggtgttcctcttcttcgcAACGACGTTGGTCCTGAGAAGGTTGAGCTTGACGTCGGCTTCGTCATCAACGCCGACCACCCCTCGTCGGATTTCTCCTCTTGGCGGTGTTGTTCTTGGTGTCGGCGATGCACTGCTCGATCGATGATTGCAGCCATTCGGCAGCGGGTGCCGCGTCCCTCGCCCGCTTTGGCTCTTTTGTTGTCATTAGGGCGCCCTTCTGCCGCCGCCGGGGCAGGCGCGTCCGGCTTGTAGGTCTCCTTGGCCTTGACGAGAGCAAGCCGACACTTCCTCCACTTCTCGCACGACTTGATCCTGGAGAACACGTGAAGGAACTTGAACTCTTggtcgttgagggagtcctggattagggggtctccggacagccggactatatcctttggccggactgttagactatgaagatgcaagattgaagatttcgtcccgtgtccggatgggactctccttggcgtgaaaggcaagcttggcaatacagatatgtagatctcctcccttgtaaccgactctgtgtaaccctagccccctccagtgtctatataaaccggagggtttagtccgtaggacaacatacaatcataccataggctagcttctagggtttagcctctacgatctcgtggtagatcaactcttgtaatactcatatcatcaagatcaatcaagcaggacgtagggtattgcctccatcgagagggtccgaacttgggtaaacatcgtgtcccccgcctcctgttaccatccgccttagacgcatagttcaggacccccaacccgagatccgccagttttgacaccgacattgatgctttcattgagagttccactgtgccttcaccgtaaggcttgatggctccttcgatcatcggtaacgatgcggtccagggtgaggtttttctccccggacagatcttcgtattcggcggcttcgcactgcgggccaacttgcttggccatctggagcagatcgaaagctacgcccctggccgtcaggtcaggttcggaaacttaaactacactgccgacatccgcggagacttgatcttcgacggattcgagtgaaggaaatatgccctagaagcaataataaagttattatttatttccttatatcatgataaatgtttattattcatgctagaattgtattaaccggaaacataatacatgtgtgaatacatagacaaacagagtgtcactagtatgcctctacttgactagctcgttaatcgaagatggttatgtttcctaaccatagacatatgttgtcatttgattaatgggatcacatcattaggagaatgatgtgattgacatgacccattccattagcttagcacccgatcgtttagtatgttgctatttctttcttcatgacttatacgtgctcctatgactatgagattatgcaactcccgtttaccggaggaacactttgtgtgctaccaaacgtcacaacgtaactgggtgattataaaggagctctacaggtgtctccaaaggtacatgttgggttggcgtatttcgagattaggatttatcactccgattgtcggagaggtatctctgggccctctcggtaatgcacatcacataagccttgcaagcattacaactaatgagttagttgcaagatgatgtattacgaaacgagtaaagagacttgccggtagcgagattgaactaggtattgagataccgacgatcgaatctcgggcaagtaacataccgatgacaaagggaacaacgtatgttgttatgcggtctgaccgataaagatcttcatagaatatgtgggagccaatatgagcatccaggttccgctattggttattgaccggagacgtgtctcagtcatgtctacattgttctcgaacccgtagggtccgcacgcttaaggttttgatgacagttatattatgagtttatgcattttgatgtaccaaagtttgttcggagtcccggatgtgatcacggacatgacgaggagtctcgaaatggtcgagacataaagattgatatattggaagcctatatttggatatcggaagtgttccgggtgaaatcgggattttaccggagtaccgggaggttaccgaaaccccccgggaggtatatgggccttagtgggctttagtggaagagaggagaggtggccagggctagGCCGTGcacccctcccccctagtccgaataggacaaggagaggggggcggcgccccccttccttctctctctcctctttccccctccctaatcctattccaactaggaaaggggggaatcctactcccgatgggagtaggactcctcctggtgcgccctcctcttggccggccgcaccttcccctactcctttatatacgggggcagggggcacccctagacacaagttgatccacgtgatcatattcttagccgtgtgcggtgtccccttccaccataatcctcgataatattgtagcggtgcttaggcgaagccctatgacggtagtacatcaagatcatcaccacgccgtcgtgctgacggaactcttccccgatactttgctggatcggagtccagggatcgtcatcgagctgaacgtgtgctagaactcggaggtgccgtagtttcggtgcttgatcggtcgggccgtgaagacgtacgactacatcaaccgcgttgtgctaacgcttccgctatcggtctacaagggtatgtagatcacactctcccctctcgttgctatgcatcaccatgatcttgcgtgtgcgtaggaaattttttgaaattactacgttccccaacagtggcatcagagcctaggttttatgtgttgatgttatatgcacgagtagaacacaagtgagttgtgggcgatataagtcatactgcttaccagcatgtcatactttggttcggcggtattgttggacaaagcggcccggaccgacattacgcgtacgcttacgcgagaccggttctcccgacgtgctttgcacaaagg
Coding sequences within it:
- the LOC125509440 gene encoding electron transfer flavoprotein-ubiquinone oxidoreductase, mitochondrial isoform X3, whose product is MPEPDFLKEKKYPSAGASANCHSTLPYHPGLPFLHLHLLSLCLYFAQPGSKIPKRDASTSKQAPTDPEASRVPNASNPPRGCGGGRGDRHGPGSPPPRAELGRGHGQVVLGRTGGDELRRRDRGRRPGGPRRRHPAEAALPRGRHRPLRLRPREGSRSAHILSGNVFEPRALDELIPKWRQEDAPIRVPVSSDKFWMLTKNKAWTLPSPFDNKGNYVISLSQLVRWMSVKAEELGVEVYPGFAASEILYDENQIVAGVATNDVGIAKDGSKRETFQPGVELRGRIILLAEGCRGSLSEKIITNHKLRESGQGQHQTYALGIKEVWEIEEGKHKPGSVVHTVGWPLDMKTYGGSFLYHLDDRQLAIGLVVALNYRNPFLSPYDEFQKFKQHPAIRTLLEGGTVLQYGARTLNEGGFQSIPNPVFPGGAIIGCSAGFLNVPKIKGSHTAMKSGMLAAEATFKALVEGSSIDLYWENLKKSWIWDELYRARNYRPAFEYGFIPGMALSAVERYIFKGKSPFTLKHGKPDHEATEMVNLHSPISYPKPDGQVSFDVPSSLYRSNTNHEHDQPPHLRLRDPAVPETVNLPQYAGPESRYCPARVYEYVSDENGDPKLHINAQNCLHCKESICSSVRFWRSWLH
- the LOC125509440 gene encoding electron transfer flavoprotein-ubiquinone oxidoreductase, mitochondrial isoform X5; its protein translation is MPEPDFLKEKKYPSAGASANCHSTLPYHPGLPFLHLHLLSLCLYFAQPGSKIPKRDASTSKQAPTDPEASRVPNASNPPRGCGGGRGDRHGPGSPPPRAELGRGHGQVVLGRTGGDELRRRDRGRRPGGPRRRHPAEAALPRGRHRPLRLRPREGSRSAHILSGNVFEPRALDELIPKWRQEDAPIRVPVSSDKFWMLTKNKAWTLPSPFDNKGNYVISLSQLVRWMSVKAEELGVEVYPGFAASEILYDENQIVAGVATNDVGIAKDGSKRETFQPGVELRGRIILLAEGCRGSLSEKIITNHKLRESGQGQHQTYALGIKEVWEIEEGKHKPGSVVHTVGWPLDMKTYGGSFLYHLDDRQLAIGLVVALNYRNPFLSPYDEFQKFKQHPAIRTLLEGGTVLQYGARTLNEGGFQSIPNPVFPGGAIIGCSAGFLNVPKIKGSHTAMKSGMLAAEATFKALVEGSSIDLYWENLKKSWIWDELYRARNYRPLVRK
- the LOC125509440 gene encoding electron transfer flavoprotein-ubiquinone oxidoreductase, mitochondrial isoform X2, with amino-acid sequence MPEPDFLKEKKYPSAGASANCHSTLPYHPGLPFLHLHLLSLCLYFAQPGSKIPKRDASTSKQAPTDPEASRVPNASNPPRGCGGGRGDRHGPGSPPPRAELGRGHGQVVLGRTGGDELRRRDRGRRPGGPRRRHPAEAALPRGRHRPLRLRPREGSRSAHILSGNVFEPRALDELIPKWRQEDAPIRVPVSSDKFWMLTKNKAWTLPSPFDNKGNYVISLSQLVRWMSVKAEELGVEVYPGFAASEILYDENQIVAGVATNDVGIAKDGSKRETFQPGVELRGRIILLAEGCRGSLSEKIITNHKLRESGQGQHQTYALGIKEVWEIEEGKHKPGSVVHTVGWPLDMKTYGGSFLYHLDDRQLAIGLVVALNYRNPFLSPYDEFQKFKQHPAIRTLLEGGTVLQYGARTLNEGGFQSIPNPVFPGGAIIGCSAGFLNVPKIKGSHTAMKSGMLAAEATFKALVEGSSIDLYWENLKKSWIWDELYRARNYRPAFEYGFIPGMALSAVERYIFKGKSPFTLKHGKPDHEATEMVNLHSPISYPKPDGQVSFDVPSSLYRSNTNHEHDQPPHLRLRDPAVPETVNLPQYAGPESRYCPARVYEYVSDENGDPKLHINAQNCLHCKFQESICSSVRFWRSWLH
- the LOC125509440 gene encoding electron transfer flavoprotein-ubiquinone oxidoreductase, mitochondrial isoform X4, whose amino-acid sequence is MHRILRAAAAAAAGIATAPARRHRAPSWGAATARWFSVEREAMSYDVVIVGAGPAGLAAAIRLKQLCRAADTDLSVCVLEKGAEVGAHILSGNVFEPRALDELIPKWRQEDAPIRVPVSSDKFWMLTKNKAWTLPSPFDNKGNYVISLSQLVRWMSVKAEELGVEVYPGFAASEILYDENQIVAGVATNDVGIAKDGSKRETFQPGVELRGRIILLAEGCRGSLSEKIITNHKLRESGQGQHQTYALGIKEVWEIEEGKHKPGSVVHTVGWPLDMKTYGGSFLYHLDDRQLAIGLVVALNYRNPFLSPYDEFQKFKQHPAIRTLLEGGTVLQYGARTLNEGGFQSIPNPVFPGGAIIGCSAGFLNVPKIKGSHTAMKSGMLAAEATFKALVEGSSIDLYWENLKKSWIWDELYRARNYRPAFEYGFIPGMALSAVERYIFKGKSPFTLKHGKPDHEATEMVNLHSPISYPKPDGQVSFDVPSSLYRSNTNHEHDQPPHLRLRDPAVPETVNLPQYAGPESRYCPARVYEYVSDENGDPKLHINAQNCLHCKACDIKDPKQNIEWTVPEGGGGPGYTVM
- the LOC125509440 gene encoding electron transfer flavoprotein-ubiquinone oxidoreductase, mitochondrial isoform X1; this translates as MPEPDFLKEKKYPSAGASANCHSTLPYHPGLPFLHLHLLSLCLYFAQPGSKIPKRDASTSKQAPTDPEASRVPNASNPPRGCGGGRGDRHGPGSPPPRAELGRGHGQVVLGRTGGDELRRRDRGRRPGGPRRRHPAEAALPRGRHRPLRLRPREGSRSAHILSGNVFEPRALDELIPKWRQEDAPIRVPVSSDKFWMLTKNKAWTLPSPFDNKGNYVISLSQLVRWMSVKAEELGVEVYPGFAASEILYDENQIVAGVATNDVGIAKDGSKRETFQPGVELRGRIILLAEGCRGSLSEKIITNHKLRESGQGQHQTYALGIKEVWEIEEGKHKPGSVVHTVGWPLDMKTYGGSFLYHLDDRQLAIGLVVALNYRNPFLSPYDEFQKFKQHPAIRTLLEGGTVLQYGARTLNEGGFQSIPNPVFPGGAIIGCSAGFLNVPKIKGSHTAMKSGMLAAEATFKALVEGSSIDLYWENLKKSWIWDELYRARNYRPAFEYGFIPGMALSAVERYIFKGKSPFTLKHGKPDHEATEMVNLHSPISYPKPDGQVSFDVPSSLYRSNTNHEHDQPPHLRLRDPAVPETVNLPQYAGPESRYCPARVYEYVSDENGDPKLHINAQNCLHCKACDIKDPKQNIEWTVPEGGGGPGYTVM